The Cydia amplana chromosome 11, ilCydAmpl1.1, whole genome shotgun sequence genome includes a region encoding these proteins:
- the LOC134652114 gene encoding cytochrome c oxidase assembly protein COX11, mitochondrial: MNRLIFMNSCNVNLLRNSIIRSTPKLLTPVKCPSNFFIRGAHDQKKNIRSTLNYVVALGVMTVGLSYAAVPLYRIFCQAYSYGGTTGLAEASDVVSTMTSVKHRPIRVRFNADVASSMQWNFKPQQPDITVLPGETALAFYTARNPTDKPVTGISTYNVIPFEAGQYFNKIQCFCFEEQQLNPHEQVDMPVFFYIDPEYTQDPQMEYVDEIVLSYTFFEAKEGLKLPVPTYVKQ; the protein is encoded by the exons CAATGTTAATTTATTAAGGAACAGTATTATCAGATCTACACCGAAATTATTGACTCCTGTGAAATGTCCTTCCAACTTCTTTATCCGAGGCGCTCACGACCAGAAGAAGAATATCAGATCAACTTTAAACTATGTAGTAGCCCTAGGTGTCATGACTGTGGGCCTGAGTTACGCAGCTGTGCCGCTCTACCGAATATTCTGCCAG GCTTACAGCTATGGAGGGACAACAGGACTGGCGGAGGCGAGTGATGTAGTGAGCACAATGACTTCAGTTAAGCATCGGCCCATCCGGGTGCGCTTCAATGCAGATGTAGCCTCGTCCATGCAGTGGAACTTCAAGCCACAGCAACCAGATATCACG GTTTTGCCTGGCGAGACAGCCCTCGCGTTCTACACAGCGCGCAACCCTACTGACAAGCCCGTGACGGGCATCAGCACATACAATGTGATCCCGTTTGAAGCCGGACAATACTTCAACAAGATCCAGTGCTTCTGCTTTGAAGAGCAGCAGCTCAACCCCCACGAGCAG GTGGACATGCCAGTGTTCTTCTACATCGACCCCGAGTACACCCAGGACCCTCAAATGGAGTACGTAGATGAGATCGTGCTCTCGTACACTTTCTTCGAGGCAAAGGAGGGTCTGAAGCTCCCCGTACCCACGTATGTCAAGCAATAA